The following coding sequences are from one Gossypium raimondii isolate GPD5lz chromosome 4, ASM2569854v1, whole genome shotgun sequence window:
- the LOC105767972 gene encoding thioredoxin-like 3-3 encodes MENSGESSKKKGLEGTGLDLPPNKHGNLKSASSDENLKHILLRVKTSKTPTVINYGASWCGVCSQILPAFCKLSNQFPNLSFVYADIDECPETTQHIRYTPTFHFYRDGERVDEMFGAGEERLHDRLWLHS; translated from the exons ATGGAGAACTCTGGAGAGAGCAGCAAGAAGAAAGGGTTGGAAGGCACAGGCTTGGATCTGCCACCCAATAAGCATGGCAACTTGAAGAGTGCTTCCAGCGATGAAAACCTTAAGCACATTCTTCTTCGTGTCAAAACCTCTAAAACTCCT ACGGTTATCAATTACGGAGCCTCATG GTGCGGTGTTTGTAGCCAGATTCTTCCTGCATTTTGCAAGTTGAGCAACCAGTTCCCAAACTTATCATTCGTGTATGCTGATATTGATGAATGTCCTGAAACAACGCAGCATATTCGTTACACTCCTACGTTTCATTTTTATCGAGATGGTGAAAGAGTGGACGAGATGTTCGGTGCTGGGGAAGAGCGGCTTCATGATCGCTTGTGGTTACATTCCTGA
- the LOC105767971 gene encoding uncharacterized protein LOC105767971 — MEIDKAITESDDKRLKTKYNNAIYVIKRALALYSIEEVAFSFNGGKDSTVLLHLLRAGYFLHRVEQSCSNGVQIDFPIRTIYFESTSVFPEINTFTYDTSKTYGLQMDIIRTDFKSGLEALLKSKPIRAIFLGVRIGDPTAVGQEQFSPSSPGWPPFMRVNPILDWSYRDVWAFLLTCKVQYCSLYDQGYTSIGSIYDTVPNALLSISSTSSKEKFKPAYLLPDGRLERAGRVKKNSPLDGTRSPAVNNGLDSVNSHKNRMFTASVIGVGDEILFGTVEDQLGPLLCKKLHSIGWMTSRSTVVRNDIDSVAEEVDRCKSVSDLVFLYGGVGPLHSDVTSAGVAKAFGVRLAPDEEFEEFLRHLIGDHCTGDRNEMAQLPEGITELLHHEKLPVPLIKCCNVIVLSATNATELEKQWDCLIELTESDGFLVTIESYSSKRLTTNLTDVETAQPLSKLCLEFPDLYIGCFRRSRQGPLVISFEGKDPSRVQAGVEALCKKFNAGAFSEVN; from the exons ATGGAGATCGATAAAGCAATCACAGAAAGTGATGATAAGAGGCTTAAGACCAAGTACAACAACGCCATCTATGTTATTAAAAGAGCTCTTGCTCTTTACTC TATTGAAGAGGTTGCTTTCAGCTTCAATGGAGGAAAGGATTCTACT GTTTTGCTGCACCTTCTTAGGGCTGGCTATTTTTTGCATAGAGTGGAACAAAGTTGTTCTAATGGGGTTCAGATAGATTTTCCAATTCGAACAATATATTTTGAGAGCACTTCTGTGTTCCCCGAAATAAATACATTTACCTATGATACATCCAAGAc TTATGGCTTGCAAATGGATATTATCCGCACGGATTTCAAGTCCGGTTTAGAGGCTTTGCTAAAGTCTAAACCAATCAGAGCGATATTTCTTGGTGTCCGAATCGGTGATCCTACTGCA GTAGGCCAAGAGCAGTTCTCCCCTAGCTCACCAGGATGGCCACCTTTCATGAGAGTAAATCCTATCTTGGACTGGTCATACAG AGATGTGTGGGCTTTCCTCTTAACCTGCAAGGTCCAATACTGCAGCCTTTATGACCAAGG TTACACTTCAATTGGAAGCATTTATGATACAGTGCCAAATGCATTGCTTTCCATCAGCAGCACCTCCAGCAAAGAGAAATTTAAACCTGCATATTTGCTTCCTGATGGAAGACTAGAAAGGGCTGGGAGAGTTAAAAAGAATTCTCCTCTAGATGGCACTCGTTCTCCTGCTGTCAACAATGGCCTAGACAGTGTGAATTCACACAAAAACAGGATGTTTACTGCCTCAGTAATTGGTGTGGGGGATGAGATTCT GTTTGGCACTGTTGAGGATCAGTTGGGACCTTTATTGTGCAAAAAGCTCCATTCTATAGGTTGGATGACATCACGATCTACTGTTGTTAGGAATGAT ATAGATTCTGTGGCTGAAGAGGTTGATCGATGTAAATCTGTCAGTGACTTG GTATTTTTGTATGGAGGAGTGGGCCCTTTGCATTCTGATGTTACTTCAGCTGGCGTGGCAAAGGCTTTTGGGGTTCGCCTG GCTCCTGATGAAGAGTTTGAGGAATTTCTAAGGCATCTTATTGGTGACCACTGCACTGGTGATCGAAATGAG ATGGCTCAGTTACCCGAAGGCATCACTGAACTATTGCATCACGAAAAGCTGCCGGTGCCTCTG ATCAAATGCTGTAATGTAATTGTACTTTCTGCAACAAATGCTACCGAGCTGGAAAAGCAGTGGGATTGTCTGATCGAATTGACTGAATCTGATGGCTTCTTAGTGACAATCGAATCATACTCCTCAAAGCGCTTGACGACAAATCTAACAGAT GTAGAAACTGCTCAACCCCTATCCAAACTTTGTCTTGAATTTCCAGACCTTTACATTG GCTGTTTCCGCAGATCTAGACAAGGACCTCTCGTAATTAGCTTTGAGGGCAAG GATCCATCTAGAGTTCAGGCAGGTGTTGAAGCATTGTGCAAGAAGTTCAATGCAGGGGCATTCTCTGAAGTCAACTAG